A genome region from Leishmania mexicana MHOM/GT/2001/U1103 complete genome, chromosome 28 includes the following:
- a CDS encoding putative ATPase → MASDRHSSDAAASSAPMRSPLEQVHLLLVSLLRWWPYAPHERTTSVLLCGPTSNGKSHLVHRVADAVNACTDTAMGEVVHVSEKEQGQAVPRRVSADHTAAPTPTSDLLQEQRRTHVVTVIPPLAKAVAVHNAHDSSTGLRRLLRRTIFDACVEYRRESATNSCSANGQPTITTTPPTEIAVLLVLDHIECYLQEDDAYIHDGGSGTADSTTRQSCGVGEPSRDGTSAQRMNTLYPALLADLYTVLRSCPPLFSQHECATLRLVRLVSVALFTGRLDEVLPVVRHRYVDYAVAMPTPTEAARRAFFLPYATTCTAGQAQPPLSLPMVDALALRTGGVSYGGLQEVLCLALDYCAASPSRLSLSPSSASGAVEWDEQVAGAAAQAILQAYTSSGSVTALEYRRSAGFVDVQVTRWDDIAGMAHVKETLKRLITDPIRHRDTYRRFRVRPSTGVLLHGPPGTGKTMLAKAMATELNASFVYMDLPKLVQAEVGESERRLQEYFDIARERSPSLVFMDEVQAAFGLRYANTADVHRRRPRSSAADSGGRDEGASAPSTATAHDARLVSHLLRLLDAAQQDEEHFVLFVGATNVVHLLDPLLLRAGRLDTLLEVPPPDAAARKSLVRRVVYGEWAHWLCERESDTTLVSSDGGSVAAAAPIDATQPENLRAALVEAFVRRSNGFSGAEVRNFTSVFGLQLARAVSRNLEVAQEAVVDEELDGTVTTHGPRTEQRKRQLCLRRAITAFLATSGGTEAGLSCEALALLDDAHKKCAV, encoded by the coding sequence ATGGCGAGCGATCGTCACAGCAGTGACGCCGCAGCGTCATCCGCGCCAATGCGCTCGCCCCTAGAACAGGTCCACCTCCTGCTCGTCTCGCTCCTACGCTGGTGGCCCTACGCGCCGCATGAGCGAACCACTTCGGTTCTGCTTTGTGGCCCCACCTCAAATGGGAAGAGCCATCTCGTTCATCGTGTCGCAGACGCTGTCAATGcgtgcacagacaccgcgATGGGTGAGGTAGTCCACGTTTCAGAGAAAGAGCAGGGCCAGGCAGTACCTCGTCGAGTGTCAGCGGACCACACCGCGGCACCCACACCAACCTCGGACTTGCTTCAAGAGCAACGGCGCACTCACGTCGTGACGGTTATTCCTCCTCTCGCCAAGGCTGTGGCAGTCCACAACGCTcacgacagcagcacaggGCTGCGTCGGCTGCTTCGTCGCACCATCTTTGATGCGTGTGTCGAGTACCGTCGCGAAAGTGCCACCAACTCATGTTCAGCCAATGGCCagcccaccatcaccaccacaccgCCGACGGAAATCGCCGTCTTGCTTGTCTTGGACCACATTGAGTGCTACCTGCAGGAAGATGACGCGTACAttcacgacggcggcagcggaacTGCAGATTCGACGACGCGGCAAAGCTGCGGTGTAGGTGAACCGTCTCGCGATGGCACCAGCGCGCAGAGGATGAACACGCTTTACCCAGCCCTCCTCGCCGATCTTTACACGGTGTTGCGCAGCTGTccgcctctcttctcgcAGCACGAGTGCGCCACGCTGCGCCTGGTGCGCCTCGTCTCCGTTGCCCTCTTCACGGGAAGGCTGGACGAGGTTCTTCCTGTTGTTCGGCACCGTTACGTCGACTACGCCGTCGCCATGCCCACTCCaacagaggcggcgcggcgcgcgttCTTTCTACCATACGCCACCACGTGTACTGCTGGTcaggcgcagccgccgttgtcgctgccGATGGTGGATGCGTTGGCCCTTCGCACCGGCGGCGTGTCGTACGGAGGACTGCAAGAGGTGCTCTGCCTCGCGCTCGACTactgcgccgcatcgccgtcccgtctttccctctccccttcctccgcctcaGGCGCTGTCGAGTGGGATGAACAGGTGGCCGGTGCCGCGGCTCAGGCGATTCTTCAGGCCTACACATCTAGTGGCTCCGTCACGGCCTTGGAGtatcgccgcagcgccggcttCGTCGACGTGCAGGTGACGCGGTGGGACGATATCGCTGGAATGGCGCACGTGAAGGAGACGTTGAAGCGGCTGATTACCGATCCGATTCGGCATCGCGACACGTACCGGCGCTTCCGCGTGCGCCCCTCCACCGGGGTGTTGCTCCACGGCCCTCCCGGTACCGGCAAGACGATGCTAGCCAAGGCCATGGCGACCGAGCTGAACGCCTCCTTCGTGTACATGGACCTACCCAAGCTGGTGCAGGCGGAGGTAGGCGAGTCGGAGAGGCGGCTGCAGGAATACTTCGATATCGCGCGCGAGCGCAGTCCCTCGCTTGTGTTCATGGACGAGGTACAAGCTGCCTTTGGGCTGCGCTACGCGAACACTGCTGATGTGCATCGGCGTCGGCCAAGGTCCTCAGCGGCTGACAGTGGTGGTCGGGACGAGGGCGCCTCTGCTCCTTCCACTGCCACTGCGCACGATGCCCGCCTTGTGTCTCACCTTCTTCGCCTGCTggacgccgcgcagcaggatGAGGAGCACTTCGTGCTCTTCGTTGGCGCCACGAACGTCGTCCACTTGTTGGACCCGCTCCTTCTACGCGCCGGTCGACTGGACACGCTCTTGGAGGTGCCGCCTCCGGACGCCGCGGCTCGCAAGAGTCTTGTACGACGCGTCGTGTACGGAGAATGGGCCCATTGGCTTTGCGAGCGGGAAAGCGATACCACCTTGGTGAGCTCAGATGGCGGctccgttgccgccgctgcgccgatCGACGCAACGCAGCCGGAAAATCTGCGCGCGGCCCTCGTGGAGGCGTTTGTGCGCCGTTCCAACGGCTTCAGCGGCGCTGAGGTGCGCAACTTCACGTCGGTGTTCGGTCTCCAGCTCGCACGTGCTGTAAGTCGCAACCTGGAGGTGGCGCAAGAGGCGGTGGTTGACGAGGAGCTGGACGGCACCGTGACCACTCACGGCCCGCGGACGGAGCAGCGCAAAAGGCAGTTGTGTCTGCGCCGTGCCATCACCGCCTTCCTTGCCACAAGCGGAGGAACCGAAGCGGGGCTCAGCTGTGAGGcactggcgctgctggatgACGCTCACAAGAAGTGTGCCGTGTAG
- a CDS encoding Qa-SNARE protein, which yields MDRLPQLRAAAGLEPSPAPATISLSPCSSPQNYSPKEGGAPVQVAFTIPPSEIDQDTIDTLDAFYGDVAAVLGSVKTIRAAMHELQQKHTENMQTVDEARSKALRSEIDELSRETGNAAKAAKEKLDAMSTSTAKLKSVPDSVQANSAIIRIEENQYMHLVLKLTMAMAEYQRQQSSNEAYYKAQTQRQIKIKYTNPDGSAIDDSTAAQLAEQVMENDTSSSIFQQSKEVLASIIETRNDIYRIEQSMRDLNQLFNDLAFLVKEQGELMDVILANVQQSTRYVEKGREALKKARRYQKKSRKKLRCRVVRNPYVEKTVEDYCPWKEAAVWVLRPCCLEDEKWAA from the coding sequence ATGGATCGTCTTCCACAACTGAGGGCAGCGGCCGGCCTCGAGCCCTCGCCGGCACCGGCCaccatctccctctccccatgCTCGTCGCCACAAAACTACAGCCCGAAGGAGGGCGGCGCACCAGTCCAAGTAGCCTTCACTATACCTCCAAGCGAAATCGATCAAGACACAATAGACACCCTCGACGCCTTCTACGGCGACGTGGCTGCGGTTCTGGGCAGCGTCAAGACGATCCGTGCCGCAATGCACGAACTGCAGCAGAAGCACACGGAAAACATGCAGACCGTCGACGAGGCGCGCTCCAAGGCACTGCGCAGCGAGATCGACGAGCTGTCACGCGAGACCGGCAACGCGGCCaaggcggcgaaggagaagctcGACGCGATGTCCACGAGCACGGCCAAGCTGAAGAGCGTGCCGGACAGCGTGCAGGCCAACAGCGCCATCATCCGCATCGAGGAGAACCAGTATATGCACCTCGTGCTGAAGTTGACCATGGCCATGGCCGAGTACCAGCGCCAGCAGTCCTCCAACGAGGCCTACTACAAGGCGcagacgcagcggcagatcAAGATCAAGTACACCAACcccgacggcagcgccatcgacgactcgacagcagcgcagctggcAGAGCAGGTGATGGAGAACGACACGTCTAGCTCCATTTTCCAGCAGAGCAAGGAGGTACTCGCCTCCATCATCGAGACGCGCAACGACATCTACCGCATCGAGCAGTCCATGCGTGACCTGAACCAGCTCTTCAACGACCTAGCCTTCCTGGTGAAGGAGCAGGGTGAGCTCATGGACGTGATTCTCGCCAATGTGCAGCAGAGCACGCGGTATGTGGAGAAGGGTCGCGAGgcgctgaagaaggcgcgccGGTATCAGAAGAAGAGCCGCAAGAAGCTGCGCTGCCGGGTGGTTCGAAATCCGTATGTCGAAAAGACGGTGGAGGATTACTGTCCTTGGAAGGAAGCCGCTGTCTGGGTACTCCGGCCCTGTTGTCTGGAAGACGAAAAGTGGGCGGCCTGA